The Corythoichthys intestinalis isolate RoL2023-P3 chromosome 1, ASM3026506v1, whole genome shotgun sequence genome has a segment encoding these proteins:
- the mtmr10 gene encoding myotubularin-related protein 10, translating into MFSVKPTKPTFKCYLPPVQSDVKKTIEPPIKKLEPKLLSGEIVVNEVNFVRKCISAESSQDDLWGKLICTNFKVSFIPQDAPTKQKFQLSHLLLGDHDIPLTCLEHVVTVNDTKGKKKVLGSNQKLKFNPTELILYCKDLRIIRFCFDEAGPESAKKVCLAIAHYSHPADLHLLFGFEYQGRRYHESKAERLNGSVRRGGLQTPIFDRRSEWDREIKRTGASEWRVCSINELYHISSSLPEYIVVPVSLADQDLKQYSIFLTGNRLPLWCWNHRNGSALVRMASVCDPVQQRKIEQRIITAVTKSHPQCSEVFISDLDKGLPNIQDIQSSFVKIRQICVIDPFEESEERWLSSIENSRWLEYVRAFLKHSAEIVYQLDGRSVSVILLEEEDRDLNCVVSSLVQLMVDAHYRSLVGFQGLVQKEWVMAGHRFLDRCNHLKKNDKEESPLFMLFLDCVWQLMNQYPAAFEFTEAYLTVLSDSMWIPLFSTFLFSSPKQRAQYLMDFARNKAIPQGEDPVVYFPPVWDWSQQFSTKDQTLFNNPMYVGKGTACVLNGEVKSFRRTKKYGSGFRGASASLRNGLKGGEDALTRRGSLGSELKNDFSPLKYVVESPSERFFREWFSRPADQQGLLIPLLTPSHLPLWKLYFLRWVPEACISKGGSITAYHKLSQLVDEIEMLQNHLKQYKAPTPAGAPPRSPKEAPADQRRMYFEAASPNDSPPQFLTSSFPFTPVGNLCRRSIHGTPISKFLNGARIWLSTETLASDSL; encoded by the exons GGGAGATAGTAGTGAACGAGGTGAACTTTGTGAGGAAATGCATCAGTGCTGAAAGCAGCCAAGATGACCTTTGGGGGAAGTTGATATGTACCAATTTTAAGGTCTCCTTCATCCCTCAAGATGCTCCAACAAAACAG AAGTTTCAGCTGTCCCACCTGCTGCTTGGAGACCATGATATCCCCCTGACATGTTTAGAGCACGTGGTAACAG tgAACGATACAAAGGGGAAGAAGAAAGTTTTGGGTTCAAACCAAAAGCTCAAGTTTAACCCCACGGAGCTCATTCTTTACTGCAAAGACTTGCGGATCATAAGGTTCTGCTTTGATGAGGCTGGACCTGAGAGTGCGAAAAAG GTTTGTCTTGCTATTGCTCACTACTCCCATCCGGCTGATCTGCACCTGCTGTTTGGTTTTGAGTATCAGGGGCGACGGTACCATGAATCCAAAG CTGAGCGACTCAACGGGTCTGTCCGACGAGGAGGGTTACAGACGCCCATTTTCGATCGTCGGTCAGAGTGGGACAGAGAGATCAAGAGAACGGGCGCCTCGGAGTGGAGAGTTTGCTCCATAAACGAGCTTTACCACATATCCTCAAG TCTTCCAGAGTACATTGTCGTCCCAGTTTCTTTGGCAGACCAAGATCTAAAGCAGTATTCTATATTCTTAACTGGCAACCGCCTTCCA CTTTGGTGCTGGAATCACCGCAATGGAAGTGCTCTTGTACGCATGGCTAGTGTGTGCGATCCTGTCCAGCAGAGGAAGATTGAACAAAG GATCATCACTGCTGTTACAAAAAGCCACCCACAGTGCAGTGAAGTCTTCATTTCAGATTTGGATAAGGGTCTGCCGAACATCCAGGACATTCAGAGTTCTTTCGTAAAAATCCGACAGATCTGCGTCATTG ATCCGTTTGAGGAGTCTGAGGAAAGATGGCTTTCATCCATTGAAAACTCACGATGGCTTGAGTATGTCAG ggccttcctgaagcACTCAGCTGAAATAGTGTACCAACTGGATGGAAGGAGTGTTTCAGTCATTCTCCTTG AGGAAGAGGACCGTGACCTGAATTGTGTAGTGTCCTCCTTGGTGCAGCTCATGGTGGACGCTCATTATCGCAGCCTTGTTGGATTTCAGGGTTTGGTGCAAAAGGAGTGGGTGATGGCAGGCCATCGCTTCTTAGATAGATGCAACCacttaaaaaagaatgacaaagAGGAG tcCCCACTGTTCATGCTTTTTCTGGACTGTGTGTGGCAATTGATGAACCAATATCCAGCTGCATTTGAGTTCACAGAAGCCTACCTGACAGTCTTAAGTGATAGCATGTGGATCCCACTCTTTAGCACTTTCCTCTTCAGCTCTCCTAAACAACGGGCTCAGTACTTAATG GACTTTGCAAGGAATAAAGCCATCCCTCAAGGGGAGGACCCAGTAGTGTACTTTCCTCCTGTGTGGGATTGGTCACAGCAATTCTCTACCAAAGACCAAACCTTATTTAACAACCCCATGTATGTTGGAAAAGGAACCGCGTGTGTTCTCAATGGGGAAGTGAAAAGCTTTAGACGCACAAAG AAATATGGTTCCGGCTTCCGAGGGGCCTCTGCATCTCTGCGTAATGGACTAAAAGGCGGGGAGGATGCACTCACCCGTCGAGGTTCTCTGGGATCGGAGTTAAAAAACGACTTCTCACCACTAAAATATGTGGTGGAGAGTCCGTCGGAGCGCTTCTTCAGGGAGTGGTTCTCCCGCCCCGCTGATCAGCAGGGCCTCTTGATCCCACTCCTCACACCATCTCACTTGCCTCTCTGGAAGCTCTACTTCCTTCGCTGGGTGCCAGAAGCTTGCATTTCCAAAGGGGGGTCCATTACCGCCTACCACAAGCTCTCACAACTGGTGGACGAAATTGAGATGCTACAGAACCATCTCAAGCAATACAAGGCACCCACCCCAGCCGGCGCACCGCCCCGTAGTCCAAAAGAGGCCCCTGCTGACCAAAGGCGGATGTATTTTGAGGCTGCGTCCCCAAACGATTCCCCTCCACAATTCCTTACCTCCTCTTTTCCTTTCACTCCCGTTGGTAACCTGTGTCGCCGAAGTATTCACGGAACCCCCATCAGTAAATTTCTCAACGGGGCAAGGATCTGGCTCTCCACAGAGACGCTTGCTAGCGATTCCCTATAA